The Streptomyces sp. RKAG293 genome includes a region encoding these proteins:
- a CDS encoding ABC transporter substrate-binding protein: MAIHLVAGTRSARWRAGAAGLTVLGLALTACGGAKVGDTPSDAGASSGGGKCGTFNLAVNPWVGYEADAAVVAYVAEHKLGCTVKKKDLKEEVAWQGFGTGEVDAVLENWGHDDLKKKYITDQKTAVAAGPTGNNGVIGWYVPPWLAKKYPDITSYKNLNKYASQFKTSESGSHGQLLDGDPSYVTNDAALVKNLNLNFKVVYAGSETALIQAFRQAEKKQEWILGYFYEPQWFLSEVPLVKVDLPPYKEGCDAVAAAVACDYPVYDLDKIVSTKFAASGSPAYSLVKSFSWTNDDQNLVAKYIAVDKMSDEAAAKKWVEANGDKVAAWLK, translated from the coding sequence ATGGCAATACACCTCGTCGCGGGTACCCGTTCCGCGAGATGGCGCGCCGGCGCCGCCGGACTGACGGTACTGGGTCTGGCTCTCACCGCCTGCGGCGGTGCCAAGGTCGGTGACACCCCCTCCGACGCGGGCGCCAGCTCGGGCGGCGGCAAGTGCGGCACCTTCAACCTCGCCGTCAATCCGTGGGTCGGCTACGAGGCGGACGCGGCGGTCGTCGCCTACGTCGCGGAGCACAAACTCGGCTGTACGGTCAAGAAGAAGGACCTCAAGGAGGAGGTCGCGTGGCAGGGCTTCGGGACCGGTGAGGTCGACGCGGTCCTGGAGAACTGGGGCCATGACGACCTGAAGAAGAAGTACATCACCGATCAGAAGACCGCCGTCGCGGCCGGCCCGACCGGCAACAACGGGGTCATCGGCTGGTACGTACCGCCGTGGCTGGCGAAGAAGTACCCGGACATCACCAGTTACAAGAACCTCAACAAGTACGCGTCGCAGTTCAAGACCTCGGAGTCGGGCAGCCATGGCCAGCTGCTGGACGGCGACCCGTCGTACGTCACCAATGACGCGGCGCTGGTGAAGAATCTGAACCTGAACTTCAAGGTGGTGTACGCGGGCAGCGAGACCGCGCTCATCCAGGCCTTCCGGCAGGCCGAGAAGAAGCAGGAGTGGATCCTCGGCTACTTCTACGAGCCGCAGTGGTTCCTCTCCGAGGTGCCGCTGGTCAAGGTCGATCTGCCCCCTTACAAGGAGGGCTGCGACGCCGTCGCGGCGGCGGTCGCCTGCGACTATCCCGTGTACGACCTGGACAAGATCGTCAGTACCAAGTTCGCCGCGTCGGGCAGTCCTGCCTACAGCCTGGTCAAGAGTTTCTCGTGGACCAATGACGATCAGAACCTCGTCGCGAAGTACATCGCCGTCGACAAGATGTCGGACGAGGCGGCGGCGAAGAAGTGGGTCGAGGCCAATGGCGACAAGGTGGCCGCCTGGCTGAAGTGA
- a CDS encoding ABC transporter permease subunit yields the protein MAVVAEAPTRLGAIRAIPRRFVIAGILALWLVIFAVFRGHQTLALAAADLTGLHRWFNDVNDSIGADRNSNPLFLYFFNEIRLVIDNLVTFIQSLISQSSGGRGVPQIGWLGVVGIVGYLSWALGNVRVALLAMAGFTFFGLQGLWQESMDTLALTLSAVFVSLLIGIPLGVWAGMSDRANRIMTPFLDFMQTMPTFVYLAPLTLFFLIGPASATIATLIYAAPPAIRITAHAIRTVPETTVEAAYSLGSMRRQTLTKVLLPMSKRTVVMGINQTIMAALAMVTIAALIDAPGLGKTVVKALQSLDVGTAFNAGLAIVVMAIVLDRVTTAASERSATGVPAAEGRGRGRTAGHPGGHFLKWRRHLLVAGGVAAAVLVYLSHTYVWAAEFPGEGSTGSTIASAADTVTNWAQDHLSGMTNALRDTVTNGLLNPFQSLLTDSPWWLVGAVLVAVGAVLGGRRAGVTAGACVALLVGTGMWSDSMTTLASTAVATVLVMALGVVVGVWMGRSPMADRLIRPSLDAAQVMPPFVYLVPFLALFGATRFTAIVAAVVYAAPVTMKIIADGVRAVPETTVEAATAAGSNTWQIITKVQLPMSRSALALAVNQGLIYVLSMVVVGGLVGAGALGYDVVAGFSQGELYGKGLAAGLAIVLLGVMFDGITQAAARRTTAVNGRRH from the coding sequence ATGGCCGTCGTCGCCGAGGCGCCCACGAGGCTGGGGGCGATCCGCGCCATCCCGCGCCGGTTCGTCATCGCCGGCATCCTGGCCCTCTGGCTGGTGATCTTCGCCGTGTTCCGCGGCCACCAGACACTCGCGCTGGCGGCGGCCGACCTGACCGGACTGCACCGCTGGTTCAACGACGTCAACGACTCGATCGGCGCCGATCGCAACAGCAACCCGCTCTTCCTCTACTTCTTCAACGAGATCCGGCTGGTCATCGACAACCTGGTGACGTTCATCCAGTCGCTGATCTCCCAGTCCTCGGGCGGCCGCGGGGTCCCGCAGATCGGGTGGCTCGGTGTCGTCGGCATCGTCGGCTACCTCTCCTGGGCCCTGGGCAACGTGCGGGTCGCGCTGCTCGCCATGGCCGGCTTCACCTTCTTCGGGCTGCAGGGGCTGTGGCAGGAGAGCATGGACACCCTGGCGCTGACCCTGTCGGCGGTCTTCGTCTCGCTCCTCATCGGCATCCCGCTCGGCGTGTGGGCCGGGATGTCCGACCGGGCCAACCGGATCATGACGCCGTTCCTGGACTTCATGCAGACGATGCCGACCTTCGTCTATCTCGCCCCGCTCACGCTCTTCTTCCTCATCGGGCCGGCCTCCGCCACGATCGCCACGCTGATCTACGCGGCGCCTCCCGCGATCCGCATCACCGCGCACGCCATCCGGACCGTTCCGGAGACCACGGTCGAGGCGGCCTACTCGCTGGGCTCCATGCGGCGCCAGACGCTCACCAAGGTGCTGTTGCCGATGTCCAAGCGGACCGTGGTGATGGGCATCAACCAGACCATCATGGCTGCCCTGGCCATGGTCACCATCGCCGCGCTGATCGACGCACCCGGGCTCGGCAAGACCGTGGTCAAGGCCCTGCAGTCGCTGGACGTCGGAACGGCGTTCAACGCCGGTCTCGCCATCGTCGTCATGGCCATCGTCCTCGACCGTGTGACGACGGCGGCCAGCGAGCGGAGCGCGACGGGGGTCCCCGCTGCCGAAGGCCGGGGGAGGGGCCGGACGGCCGGCCACCCGGGTGGGCACTTCCTGAAGTGGCGCCGGCACCTGCTGGTGGCGGGCGGCGTGGCGGCGGCGGTCCTGGTGTACCTGTCGCACACCTACGTGTGGGCGGCGGAGTTCCCCGGCGAGGGCAGTACCGGAAGCACCATCGCCAGTGCGGCGGACACCGTGACCAACTGGGCGCAGGACCATCTCTCCGGGATGACGAACGCCCTCCGCGACACCGTCACCAACGGACTGCTCAACCCCTTCCAGTCGCTGCTGACCGACTCCCCGTGGTGGCTGGTCGGCGCCGTCCTGGTCGCCGTCGGAGCCGTACTGGGCGGCCGGCGGGCCGGAGTGACGGCCGGGGCGTGCGTGGCCCTCCTCGTCGGCACCGGCATGTGGTCGGACAGCATGACGACGCTGGCGTCGACCGCCGTGGCGACGGTGCTGGTGATGGCCCTCGGGGTCGTGGTGGGCGTCTGGATGGGACGCAGCCCGATGGCCGACCGGCTCATCCGGCCCAGCCTGGACGCGGCGCAGGTCATGCCGCCGTTCGTCTATCTGGTGCCGTTCCTCGCACTGTTCGGGGCGACCCGGTTCACCGCGATCGTCGCCGCGGTCGTCTATGCCGCGCCCGTCACGATGAAGATCATCGCAGACGGGGTGCGGGCCGTACCGGAGACCACCGTCGAGGCGGCCACGGCTGCCGGGTCCAACACCTGGCAGATCATCACCAAAGTCCAACTGCCGATGTCACGCAGCGCCCTGGCTCTCGCTGTCAACCAGGGCCTGATCTACGTGCTGTCGATGGTTGTTGTGGGCGGCCTGGTCGGTGCGGGCGCCCTCGGCTACGACGTCGTAGCCGGTTTCTCGCAAGGAGAGCTCTACGGCAAGGGGCTGGCGGCGGGACTCGCCATCGTGCTGCTCGGCGTCATGTTCGACGGGATCACACAGGCGGCGGCGCGCCGTACCACGGCGGTGAACGGCCGTCGGCACTAG
- a CDS encoding FAD-dependent oxidoreductase, with translation MAGPRVVIIGAGVVGAALADELSAAGWTDITVVDQGPLPATGGSSSHAPGLVFQTNSSKTMTELARYTVEKLCSLDVDGQPCFLQVGGLEVATTADRLTELHRRHGWITAWGVEARLLSPEECVELHPLVDPSRVLGGLLVPTDGLAKSVLAVEAQIRQAKERGVRFLARHEVLDVLQSDGRVSGVRTDQSEIPADIVVCCAGIWGPKIARMVGMNLPLTPLAHQLAWTGPVPALEGQTEEAVRPILRHQDADLYYRDRFDRIGIGSYGHRPMPVSVDDIRSVQAADAADGMPSVLKFTEGDFADAWTETQSLLPATREAKIEEGINGLFSFTTDGLPLLGESPEVKGFWVAEAVWVTHSAGVARAVSEWLVDGYCSSFDLHECDVNRFEPHQLAPEYVLARDCQNFVEVYDILHPLQPPGTPRPIRTSPFYGRQQELGAVFLEANGWERPQWYEANAALVEGRSIPTPNDWAARYWSPIVGAEAQTTRETVALYDMTALKRLEVSGRGAAAFLERLSTGKIDKSVGSVTYTLLLDEDGGIRSDVTIARLSRDLFQVGANGNLDHDWFTRHLPADGSVAVRDITPGTCCIGLWGPLARQVLQPLADRDFSNEGLKYFRAQRAHIGSVPVTAMRLSYVGELGWELYTTADHGLKLWDTLWAAARPLGGIIAGRGAFNSLRLEKGYRSFGTDMTYEHDPYEAGVGFAVKLDKPDFIGKAALERRKAAVKRRLTCLTIDDPSAVVMGKEPVYDGGRPVGYVTSAAYGYTIGKGIAYAWLPAELAEPGRELHIGYFDRRVAAKVAQEPLFDPSMSRLRG, from the coding sequence ATGGCGGGACCCCGAGTGGTCATCATCGGAGCGGGCGTCGTGGGAGCGGCGCTGGCGGACGAACTGTCCGCCGCGGGCTGGACCGACATCACAGTCGTCGACCAGGGCCCGCTCCCCGCCACCGGAGGCTCCTCGTCGCACGCCCCGGGTCTGGTCTTCCAGACCAACTCCTCCAAGACGATGACCGAACTCGCCCGCTACACCGTCGAGAAGCTCTGCTCCCTCGACGTCGACGGCCAGCCCTGCTTCCTCCAGGTCGGCGGCCTCGAAGTGGCGACCACGGCCGACCGTCTCACCGAACTCCACCGCCGCCACGGCTGGATCACCGCCTGGGGCGTCGAAGCCCGGCTGCTGAGCCCCGAGGAGTGCGTCGAACTCCACCCGCTCGTCGACCCCTCGCGGGTCCTGGGCGGGCTGCTGGTGCCCACGGACGGCCTCGCCAAGTCCGTGCTCGCGGTCGAGGCGCAGATCCGGCAGGCGAAGGAGCGCGGGGTCCGCTTCCTCGCCCGCCACGAAGTCCTCGACGTACTGCAGAGCGACGGAAGAGTCAGCGGCGTCCGCACCGACCAGAGCGAGATCCCCGCCGACATCGTCGTGTGCTGCGCCGGCATCTGGGGCCCGAAGATCGCCCGCATGGTCGGCATGAACCTCCCGCTCACCCCGCTCGCCCACCAGCTCGCGTGGACCGGCCCGGTGCCCGCCCTGGAAGGCCAGACGGAGGAGGCCGTCCGCCCGATCCTGCGCCACCAGGACGCCGACCTCTACTACCGCGACCGCTTCGACCGCATCGGGATCGGCTCCTACGGCCACCGCCCGATGCCGGTCTCCGTCGACGACATCCGCTCGGTGCAGGCAGCGGACGCGGCCGACGGGATGCCGTCGGTGCTGAAGTTCACCGAGGGCGACTTCGCGGACGCCTGGACCGAGACGCAGTCCCTCCTCCCCGCCACCCGCGAGGCCAAGATCGAGGAGGGCATCAACGGCCTCTTCTCCTTCACCACCGACGGGCTTCCCCTGCTGGGCGAGTCACCGGAGGTGAAGGGCTTCTGGGTCGCCGAGGCCGTCTGGGTCACCCACTCCGCCGGCGTGGCGCGGGCCGTCTCCGAATGGCTGGTCGACGGATACTGTTCCTCCTTCGACCTGCACGAGTGCGACGTCAACCGGTTCGAGCCGCACCAGCTCGCCCCCGAGTACGTCCTCGCCCGCGACTGCCAGAACTTCGTCGAGGTCTACGACATCCTCCACCCCCTCCAGCCGCCGGGCACCCCGCGCCCGATCCGCACCAGCCCCTTCTACGGACGGCAGCAGGAGCTCGGTGCCGTCTTCCTGGAGGCGAACGGCTGGGAGCGTCCCCAGTGGTACGAGGCCAACGCCGCACTGGTCGAGGGCCGTTCCATCCCCACCCCCAACGACTGGGCCGCCCGCTACTGGTCCCCGATCGTCGGTGCCGAGGCCCAGACCACCCGCGAGACCGTCGCCCTGTACGACATGACGGCCCTCAAGCGCCTCGAAGTGAGCGGGCGCGGTGCGGCGGCGTTCCTGGAGCGGCTGTCCACCGGCAAGATCGACAAGTCCGTCGGCTCGGTGACGTACACACTCCTCCTGGACGAGGACGGCGGCATCCGCAGCGACGTCACGATCGCCCGTCTCTCCCGGGACCTCTTCCAGGTCGGCGCGAACGGCAATCTCGACCACGACTGGTTCACCCGGCACCTCCCGGCCGACGGCTCGGTCGCCGTCCGCGACATCACCCCCGGCACCTGCTGCATCGGCCTGTGGGGCCCGCTCGCCCGCCAGGTCCTCCAGCCGCTGGCCGACCGCGACTTCTCCAACGAGGGCCTGAAGTACTTCCGCGCCCAGCGCGCCCACATCGGCTCGGTGCCGGTCACGGCGATGCGGCTGTCGTACGTCGGAGAGCTCGGCTGGGAGCTCTACACCACGGCCGATCACGGCCTGAAGCTCTGGGACACGCTGTGGGCCGCCGCCCGGCCGCTCGGCGGCATCATCGCCGGCCGCGGCGCCTTCAACAGCCTGCGCCTGGAGAAGGGTTACCGGTCCTTCGGCACCGACATGACCTACGAGCACGACCCCTACGAAGCCGGCGTCGGCTTCGCCGTCAAACTCGACAAGCCCGACTTCATCGGCAAGGCGGCCCTCGAGCGTCGCAAGGCGGCGGTGAAGCGCCGTCTGACCTGCCTGACGATCGACGACCCGTCCGCCGTCGTCATGGGCAAGGAACCCGTCTACGACGGCGGCCGCCCCGTCGGCTACGTCACCAGCGCCGCCTACGGCTACACGATCGGCAAAGGCATCGCCTACGCCTGGCTCCCGGCCGAACTGGCCGAGCCGGGGCGTGAGCTGCACATCGGCTACTTCGACCGGCGGGTGGCTGCGAAGGTCGCGCAGGAGCCCCTGTTCGACCCGAGCATGTCGCGCCTGCGCGGCTGA
- a CDS encoding sarcosine oxidase subunit beta family protein, translating into MSQRERPRTPGADLPEHPDWLWRTPEPKKSYDVIIVGGGGHGLATAHYLARNHGITNVAILEKGWLAGGNMARNTTIIRSNYLWDESAGIYEHALKLWEGLEEELDYPILFSQRGVLNLAHSLQDVRDSVRRVEANRLNGVDAEWLDPRQVQEVCPIVNISPDVRYPVMGATYQPRAGIAKHDHVAWGLARSADAAGIDIIQNCEVTGIDMAGGRVIGVRTTLGPIAAGKVALCSAGHSSVLAAMAGFEVPLQSHPLQALVSELLEPVHPTVVMSNAVHVYVSQAHKGELVMGAGIDSYNSYTQRGAFHIIEEQMSAALELFPVFARAHVLRTWGGIVDVSPDASPIVGLTPVDNLYLNCGWGTGGFKATPGVGWVFAHTIAHDTPHHLNAPFSLDRFTTGALVDEHGAAAVAH; encoded by the coding sequence ATGAGCCAGCGCGAGCGTCCCCGTACCCCCGGTGCCGATCTCCCCGAGCACCCCGACTGGCTGTGGCGCACGCCCGAGCCGAAGAAGTCGTACGACGTCATCATCGTCGGCGGCGGCGGACACGGCCTCGCCACCGCCCACTACCTGGCCAGGAACCACGGCATCACCAATGTGGCGATCCTGGAGAAGGGGTGGCTCGCGGGCGGCAACATGGCCCGCAACACCACCATCATCCGCTCCAACTACCTCTGGGACGAGAGCGCCGGGATCTACGAGCACGCGCTCAAGCTCTGGGAGGGCCTGGAGGAGGAGCTGGACTACCCGATCCTCTTCTCCCAGCGCGGCGTCCTCAACCTCGCCCACAGCCTCCAGGACGTGCGCGACAGCGTCCGCCGCGTCGAGGCCAACCGCCTCAACGGCGTCGACGCCGAGTGGCTCGACCCGCGGCAGGTCCAGGAGGTCTGCCCGATCGTCAACATCTCCCCGGACGTCCGCTACCCGGTCATGGGCGCCACCTACCAGCCCCGCGCCGGCATCGCCAAGCACGACCACGTCGCCTGGGGCCTCGCCCGCTCGGCGGACGCCGCCGGCATCGACATCATCCAGAACTGTGAGGTCACCGGCATCGACATGGCCGGCGGCCGGGTGATCGGGGTGCGGACCACCCTCGGCCCGATCGCCGCGGGCAAGGTCGCGCTCTGCTCGGCGGGCCATTCCTCGGTCCTCGCCGCGATGGCGGGCTTCGAGGTGCCGCTGCAGAGCCACCCGCTGCAGGCGCTGGTGAGCGAACTGCTGGAGCCCGTCCACCCCACCGTAGTGATGTCCAACGCCGTGCACGTCTACGTCAGCCAGGCGCACAAGGGCGAGCTCGTCATGGGCGCGGGCATCGACTCGTACAACTCCTACACCCAGCGCGGCGCCTTCCACATCATCGAAGAGCAGATGTCCGCCGCGCTGGAACTCTTCCCCGTCTTCGCCCGCGCGCACGTGCTGCGCACCTGGGGCGGCATCGTCGACGTCAGCCCCGACGCCTCACCGATCGTCGGGCTGACCCCGGTGGACAACCTGTACCTCAACTGCGGCTGGGGCACCGGCGGCTTCAAGGCCACCCCCGGCGTGGGCTGGGTCTTCGCCCACACCATCGCCCACGACACCCCGCACCACCTGAACGCCCCCTTCTCGCTCGACCGTTTCACCACCGGCGCGCTCGTCGACGAGCACGGCGCGGCCGCGGTAGCCCACTGA
- a CDS encoding sarcosine oxidase subunit delta, with protein MLLIPCPWCGPRDEAEFHYGGQAHLAHPEDPSALTDEQWARYLFFRDNPKGPFAERWMHSAGCRRWFNAVRDTSTNEFIEPRCGQTVPRGEHSASTGPQPTTKPRGAGAEPPVSGSGAVGETQPFRLAAGGRIARGGRLTFTFDGVDYEGHPGDTLASALLANGVIRTNTSIKLGRPRGIFSAGVEEPNAVIQIEEPFPEPMLPATTVELYDGLVATGLPGRGRLATEPDPARYDAVHTHCDVLIVGAGPAGLAAAAAAARGGARVILADDQPELGGSLLSTGQLPSWPGEIEALLAAAPDVRVLRRTTVFGYYDDNHLLAVERRTNHLGAHAPDNVSRERVWRIRARRVVLATGAHERSLAFADNDRPGVMLAASARSYVNRYGVVPGRRAVVFTTNDSAYAAARDLVAAGVDVVAIVDTRNEPGPRVPGLEVLAGHAVTGTQGGDRLTSVTVAPNGSEGPEGPEGPDGSQGSDGSRGSVGSGGSGPPQREFTADLLLVSGGWNPVAHLFSQAGGTLRYDDALGSFVPDSCRQAVEVAGSANGVFDLAAVLAEGAAAGVRATEATGHPAEASQLPSVAAEPASSPAHVHVVPGATEASSFVDLQRDVTVADLVRATGTGMRSVEHTKRYTTAGTANDQGKTSGVLASGTVAHLLGVDISALGTTTFRPPYTPVSFATLAGRDRGVLHDPARITALHPWHTAHGARFENVGQWKRPWYYPLSGEDMETAVLRECRAAREGVAFMDASTLGKIDVQGPDAGVFLDRIYTNMMSTLKVGMVRYGVMARLDGMIFDDGTAIRLADDRYIVTTTTGNAAAVLDWMEEWLQTEWPDLRVRCTSVTEQWATVALVGPRSRAVLGGLAPGLDVQNDSFPFMAWRDTTVAGITARVCRISFSGELAYEINVSPWDALALWEALDEAGTPYGITPYGTETMHVLRAEKGYPIIGQDSDGTVTPQDLGMSWVVSKKKPDFVGKRSYTRADTLRPDRKHLVGLLPEDPRAFLPEGTHLVADSVLPAPPVPMLGHVTSSYRSAALGRTFALALIKGGRDRIGERLYAPVGDRLISVTVASPVLYDPEGARRDG; from the coding sequence ATGCTGCTCATCCCATGCCCCTGGTGCGGACCCCGTGACGAGGCCGAGTTCCACTACGGCGGTCAGGCACACCTCGCCCACCCCGAGGACCCCTCGGCCCTGACGGACGAGCAGTGGGCCCGCTACCTCTTCTTCCGGGACAACCCCAAGGGGCCCTTCGCCGAGCGCTGGATGCACTCGGCGGGGTGCCGCCGCTGGTTCAACGCGGTACGTGACACGTCGACGAACGAGTTCATCGAACCCCGTTGCGGGCAGACCGTTCCGCGTGGCGAGCACAGCGCGAGCACCGGCCCGCAGCCGACGACGAAGCCTCGGGGCGCAGGGGCGGAGCCACCGGTTTCGGGAAGCGGCGCAGTGGGGGAGACCCAGCCGTTCCGGCTCGCCGCCGGCGGCCGCATCGCGCGCGGCGGCCGGCTGACGTTCACCTTCGACGGCGTCGACTACGAAGGCCATCCCGGCGACACCCTCGCCTCCGCCCTCCTCGCCAACGGCGTCATCCGGACCAACACCAGCATCAAGCTCGGCCGCCCCCGTGGCATCTTCTCCGCCGGCGTCGAGGAGCCCAACGCCGTCATCCAGATCGAGGAGCCGTTCCCCGAGCCGATGCTCCCCGCGACGACCGTCGAGCTGTACGACGGCCTCGTGGCGACCGGCCTCCCCGGCCGAGGACGGCTCGCCACCGAGCCCGACCCCGCCCGCTACGACGCCGTGCACACCCACTGCGACGTGCTGATCGTCGGCGCGGGGCCGGCCGGACTGGCCGCGGCCGCTGCCGCCGCCCGCGGCGGCGCCCGCGTCATCCTCGCCGACGACCAGCCCGAGCTGGGCGGCAGTCTCCTCAGCACCGGCCAACTCCCCTCCTGGCCGGGCGAGATCGAGGCGCTGCTCGCAGCGGCCCCGGACGTGCGCGTCCTGCGCCGCACCACCGTCTTCGGCTACTACGACGACAACCACCTCCTCGCCGTGGAGCGCCGCACCAACCACCTCGGCGCCCACGCCCCCGACAACGTCTCCCGCGAGCGGGTCTGGCGGATCCGGGCCCGCCGGGTCGTCCTCGCCACGGGCGCCCACGAGCGCTCCCTTGCCTTCGCCGACAACGACCGCCCGGGCGTCATGCTGGCCGCCTCGGCCCGTAGTTACGTCAACCGCTACGGAGTCGTCCCGGGGCGCAGGGCCGTCGTCTTCACCACCAACGACAGCGCCTACGCCGCCGCCCGGGACCTCGTCGCCGCGGGCGTGGACGTCGTGGCGATCGTCGACACCCGCAACGAACCGGGGCCGCGGGTACCTGGTCTCGAAGTCCTGGCGGGTCACGCGGTCACCGGCACGCAGGGCGGGGACCGCCTCACCTCGGTCACCGTCGCGCCGAACGGATCGGAAGGGCCGGAAGGGCCGGAAGGGCCGGACGGATCGCAGGGATCGGACGGATCGCGGGGATCGGTGGGATCGGGCGGGTCCGGTCCACCGCAGCGCGAGTTCACCGCCGACCTGCTCCTGGTCTCCGGCGGCTGGAACCCCGTGGCGCATCTGTTCAGCCAGGCCGGCGGGACGCTCCGTTACGACGACGCCCTCGGCTCCTTCGTCCCCGACAGCTGCCGACAGGCGGTCGAGGTGGCGGGCTCCGCCAACGGCGTCTTCGACCTGGCCGCCGTCCTCGCCGAGGGTGCGGCCGCCGGAGTCCGCGCGACCGAGGCGACGGGCCACCCGGCAGAGGCCTCCCAACTCCCCTCGGTGGCAGCCGAACCGGCCTCGTCGCCCGCGCACGTCCACGTGGTCCCGGGCGCCACCGAGGCGTCGAGCTTCGTCGACCTCCAGCGCGACGTCACCGTCGCCGACCTCGTCCGGGCCACCGGCACGGGCATGCGGTCCGTCGAGCACACCAAGCGCTACACCACCGCAGGCACCGCCAACGACCAGGGCAAGACCTCCGGCGTGCTGGCCTCCGGCACCGTCGCCCACCTCCTCGGTGTCGACATCTCCGCCCTCGGCACGACCACCTTCCGGCCCCCGTACACCCCGGTCTCCTTCGCCACCCTCGCCGGCCGCGACCGGGGCGTCCTCCACGACCCGGCCCGCATCACGGCCCTCCACCCGTGGCACACCGCTCACGGTGCTCGCTTCGAGAACGTCGGCCAGTGGAAGCGCCCGTGGTACTACCCGCTGTCCGGTGAGGACATGGAGACCGCCGTCCTGCGCGAATGCCGTGCCGCCCGCGAGGGCGTGGCCTTCATGGACGCCTCCACCCTCGGCAAGATCGACGTCCAGGGCCCGGACGCCGGGGTCTTCCTCGACCGGATCTACACCAACATGATGAGCACGCTGAAGGTCGGCATGGTCCGCTACGGCGTCATGGCCCGCCTGGACGGCATGATCTTCGACGACGGCACCGCCATCCGCCTCGCCGACGACCGCTACATCGTCACCACCACCACGGGCAACGCCGCCGCCGTGCTGGACTGGATGGAGGAGTGGCTGCAGACCGAGTGGCCCGACCTGCGGGTCCGCTGCACCTCCGTCACCGAGCAGTGGGCCACCGTCGCCCTCGTCGGTCCCCGCTCCCGCGCGGTCCTCGGCGGCCTGGCCCCCGGCCTGGACGTGCAGAACGACAGCTTCCCCTTCATGGCCTGGCGCGACACGACCGTCGCGGGCATCACGGCCCGGGTCTGCCGGATCAGCTTCTCCGGCGAGCTGGCCTACGAGATCAACGTCTCCCCGTGGGACGCCCTCGCCCTGTGGGAGGCGCTCGACGAAGCGGGGACCCCGTACGGGATCACTCCGTACGGCACCGAGACCATGCACGTCCTGCGCGCGGAGAAGGGCTACCCGATCATCGGCCAGGACAGCGACGGCACGGTCACCCCGCAAGACCTGGGCATGAGCTGGGTCGTGTCGAAGAAGAAGCCGGACTTCGTCGGCAAACGCTCCTACACCCGCGCCGACACCCTCCGCCCCGACCGCAAGCACCTCGTCGGCCTGCTCCCCGAGGACCCCCGCGCCTTCCTCCCCGAGGGCACCCACCTCGTCGCCGACAGCGTGCTCCCGGCGCCCCCCGTTCCGATGCTCGGACACGTCACCTCCAGCTACCGCAGCGCCGCCCTCGGCCGGACCTTCGCGCTCGCCCTCATCAAGGGCGGCCGGGACCGCATCGGCGAGCGGCTCTACGCCCCCGTCGGCGACCGGCTGATCTCGGTGACCGTCGCCAGCCCCGTCCTCTACGACCCCGAGGGAGCCCGCCGCGATGGCTGA